The genome window CGCGCCCGCGCATGCGGAAATTTCGGTTTGCACCGCCTGAAATGCCGGTTTTTTCCGTATTGCCACGCGCCGGCGCGAACTTTCACAGCCAGTCCGGCGCGCCGCCGGATCCGCACTTCACGACCTTCGTCACGATGTACGTGAAGTAGCGCTCGATGCCGAGGTCTTCCATCAGCAACGCATCGATGAAGCGCTGGTAATGGTCGATGTCGCGCGCGACCACGTGCAGCACGTAGTCGACGCCGCCGCCCGTCGCATAGCACTGCGCGACCTCGGGCGCCGCGGCCACGCGATCCTCGAAGCGCCGCATGTCGGGTGCCGTGTGCCGCGACAGCGTCACCTCGACCACGATGCGGCTGCCGGAGAACGCGCCGATCCAGTCGACGTCCGCGCGATAGCCGCGAATCACGCCGCTTTCCTCGAGCTTGCGCACGCGCTCCCAGGCCGGCGAAATCGACAGGTTCACGGCCTCGGCGAGCTTCGACTTCGTGATGCGCCCGTCGCGCTCGAGCAGGCGCAGGATCGCGAGGTCGTATCGGTCGAGCTTGATCACGTTATGCGTCGCCCCAGGCCGCCACCGGGATGTTGCGCTCGACGATGTCGGCCACCACCGCGATCGTGTCGCCCGTCTGCACGATGCCCGGAAAATGCCGCGCGGCGAGCAGCCCGCGCCGCCGTGCGACGTATTCGACCGGCGTGACGCCCGTACGGTCGATGTCGTGCACGCGCGCGAGCACGTCGCCGGCCTCGACCTCGCTGCCCAGATCGACGCACATCTCGAGCAAGCCGCGATGCTCGCTGGTCGTGTAGCAGGCGCCGTCCGGCATGTCGAGCAGCGTCGTCGTGCGCGGCGCGCCGCCCGCGCCGGCGCGCCGCGCGAGCACGCCGGCATGCGCGAGAAAGCCGCGCACGCCACGCTCCGCGATCGCGACGCTCGCCGCCGTCGACGTGCCGCCACCGCCCAGCTCGGTCGACACGAACACCTTGCCGGCTTCCTCCGCCGCGCTGTCGTACAGGCCGACGCTGTCGAGTTCCAGCATGCGCATCGAATACGGCGCGCCGAACGCGCGCATCGCGCGCTCGCAGCGCGCCTCCTGGTCGCGGTCTTCCAGTACGTGAATCGCCGCGAACGGCACGAAGTCGAGCGTGCGGCCGCCCGCGTGAATGTCCAACACGTGCGTCGCGAGCGGCAGCAGGTGGCGCTGGAAGTAATCGGCGATCTTCTCGGTCACGGTGCCGTCCGGCCGGCCCGGGAAGCTGCGGTTCAGGTTGCCGGCATCGATCGGCGACGTGCGGCAACCGGCGCGGAACGCCGGGTAGTTCATGAACGGCACGACGATCACGCGGCCCGTCACGTCGGCCGCCTTCAGCGAACCGGCGAGCTTCGACAGCGCGACCGGCCCTTCGTATTCGTCGCCGTGATTGCCGCCGGTCAGCAGCACCGTCGGCCCGTCGCCGCGTTTCACGACGGTCACCGGAATCATGATCGCCCCCCACGCGGAATCGTCGCGCGAGTAAGGCAGCTTCAGGAAGCCGTGCTGTTCGCCGTCCGCGTCGAAATCGACGGTCGGTGTAATCGGAGAAGCACGCATCGCCTACTCCTTCACGAACAGCTTGCGCGGCACGTTGCAGAACGTCTCGACGCCGGTCTCGGTGATCAGGATGCTTTCCGTGATCTCCAGCCCCCAGTCGTCGAGCCACAGCCCGGGCATGAAATGGAACGTCATGCCGGGTTCGAGCACCGTACGGTCGCCCGGACGCAGGCTCATCGTGCGCTCGCCCCAGTCGGGCGGATAGCTCGCGCCGATCGGATAGCCGCAGCGGCTGTCCTTCTCGATGCCCGCGCGGCGCAGCACCGCGAAGAATGCGTTCGCGATGTCCTCGCATACGTTGCCCGGCTTCGCGGCCGCGAGTCCCGCTTCGATGCCCTCGACCACCGCGCGCTCGCCGTCGATGAAGTGCGCGGGCGGCTTGCCGAGATAGACGGTGCGCGACAGCGGGCAGTGATAGCGGCGGTAGCAGCCGGCAATCTCGAAGAACGTGCCGGCGCCGCGCGAGAACGTCGAGTCGTCCCAGGTCAGGTGCGGCGCGGCCGCGTCCGCGCCGGTCGGCAGCAGCGGGACGATCGCCGGATAATCGCCGCCGAAGCCGTCCGCGCCGCCGATGCCGGTCGCATAGATCTGCGCGACCAGGTCGCTTTTCTTCATGCCCGGCTCGATCGTCTCGACGATGTGCGCATGCATCCGCTCGACGATGCGCGCGGCCACGCGCATGTACTCGATCTCGCGCGGCGACTTCACCGCGCGCTGCCAGTTGACGAGTGCGGTCGCATCGAGCCAGCGCGCGGCCGGCAGATGCTGCTGCAGCGACGCGTACGCCGCCGCGCTGAAGTAGTAGTTGTCGAGCTCGACGCCGATGCGCAGCGTGCTCCAGCCGCGCGCCGCGATCACCTCGGTCGACAGGTAATCCATCGGGTGGCGCGCGGTCGACTGCACGTAATGATCGGGATAGCCGACGATATTCTCGTGCGCCATGAACGCGGTGCGCTTCGCGCCGTTCGCGTCCTGGCCGCGGCCGAACCACACGGGTTCGCCGTCCAGCGCCAGCAGCACGCACTGGTGCACGTAGAACGACCAGCCGTCGTAGCCGGTCAGCCAGCTCATGTTGGTGGGGTCGGTAACGATCAGCAGGTCGATGCCGGCCCGCTCCATCGCCGCGCGCGTCTTCGCGATGCGCGCGGCATATTCGCTGCGCGCGAACGCGAGACGCGGCGCGGCGTTCTGGGTTTCGATGACTGCGGACATCTGTCTCCTCTCAAGTCGTGAGGTCGTTGTGAAAAATCGTGCCCACTTCCGCCGCGCGGGCGCGTTGCAGCGCGAGCACGGCAATCGCGGTGTCCTGCGCGCCGGTGCCGGTCAGGTCGCAGATCGTGATGTCGTCGCGATGCGTGCGGCCGTCGCAACGGCCGGTAATCACTTCGCCGAGTTCGGGAAACACGGCGTCGGCCGCGACGGCCCCGGCCGCGATCGCGTGCGCGAGTTCGCCGGCCACGCGGGTCTGCTGCAGCCGGTCGCAGAAATAGCGTGCGGCGCCGAACACCGACGGCGCGAGTTCGGTCTTGTAATCGGCGTCCGAACCCATCGCCGTCACGTGCAGCCCGGGATGCAGGTCTTCCGCGTGCACGAGCGGTGCGCGGCTCGGTGTGGTCGTCACCGCGATGTCCGCGTCGGCCAGCGCCGCTCGCACCGAGCGCGCGACCGTCGCGTCGATGCCGTGCGTCGCGCGCACGTCGGCCGCGAATGCCGTGGCCCGCGCGGTATCGCGCGCCCACACCGTCACGTGCGTGATGTCGCGCACGAGCCTCAGCGCGGCGAGCTGCAACCGCGCCTGCTCGCCCGCGCCGACGATCGCCGCGCGGTGCGCATCGGCCCGCGCGAGCCGGCGCGCGGCCACCGCGCCGGCCGCCGCGGTGCGTACGGCCGTCAGGTAGCCGTTGTCGAGCAGGACGGCCTCGGTCAGGCCGGTGCGCGCGGACAGCACGAGCATCAGCCCGTTCAGGCTCGGCAGCCCGAGCGACGGGTTGTCGAAAAAGCCCGGGCTGACCTTGATCGCGAAGCTGTCGAAGCGCGGCAGGTACGCCGTCTTCACGTCCACTTCGGCGTCGCGCGCCGGCAGCGCGAGATTCAGAATCGGCGGCATTACGACCGCGTCGGTCGCGAGCGATGCGAACGCGGCCTCGACCTGGTCGATCGCGGCGAGATCGAGCGGCACCAGCGCACGCAGTTGCGCCTGACCGAGCAACGTGACGGGATGGGCCATGTCAGTTCTCCGAAACGAGCCGGCGATGCACGGCCATGTCGATGTTCGCGCCGCTCACGACGACCACGATCGGGCCGTTGCGGTCGCGGCGCACGATCCGCTCGTCCAGCAACGCGGCGAGGCCGACCGCGCCCGCACCTTCGACGACGAGCCGCTCTTCCCGATACGCATGCGCGATGCCGCGTGCGATGGACGGCTCGTCGAGCAGCACGACGTCGTCGGCCAACGCGCGCGTCATGTCGAACGTGTAGCGATTGTCGAGGCCGATGCCGCCGCCGAGCGAATCGGCCAGCGTGGGCTGCTCGTCGACGTCGACCGGGCGGCCGGCCGCGAGGCTCGCGTGCATCGCGGCGCCGCGCACCATCGATACGCCGATCACCTCGATCGGCGGCCGGATCGCCTTCGCGGCAAACGCGACGCCGCTGAACAGGCCGCCGCCCGACAGCGGCACGACGAGCGTCGCCGTATCGGGCAGCGCCTCAAGTATCTCGACGCCGATCGTCGCCTGGCCCGCGATGATGCGCGGATCGTCGAACGGCGGCACGTACGCATGGCCTTCGTCGCGCGCGAGGCGCCGCGCTTCGACCTGCGCGTCGTCCTGGCTGTCGCCCGCGATCACCACGCGCGCGCCGAGCGCCGCGACTGCGTCGACCTTGTTGGCCGGCACCAGCGACGACATGCAGACGGCCGCGTCGATGCCGAGCGCGCGTGCCGCATGCGCGACCGCGCGGCCGTGGTTGCCGGTCGACGCGGTGACCACGCGCGTCACGCCCTGCGCCGCGAGTTCCGCGAGCGCGTTGGTTGCGCCGCGCAGCTTGAAGCTGCCGGTCGGCTGCAGCGTTTCGAGCTTCAGGTGGACGGGCGCGCCAACGCGCGCGGACAGCGCGGCGGACGCGACGAGCGGCGTACCGTCGGCGCGCCCGGCGAGGCGGCGGCGCGCACGGTAGACGTCGGACAGCGACAGGAAGGACATGGAACGCACGCCTCGCGACGAATGTGATGCGATCCAGTCTAATGTTCCAAATCGCGCTTTCGAATGTCCTGATACATTGCGCGCGACGTCGCGGCAGCGCCGCCGGTTCAGTGGAAATCGTTCAGGTGCGGATACTGTTCGAACACGCCCGCGATGGTCTCGAGCGCCGCGTTGCATGCGGCATCCGACGTTTCGGCGCCGATGCAGACGCGCACCGCGTTCGGCCGCTCCGTGCCGCCGACGAGAAACGGATCGGGCGACGTCACCGCGATCTTGCGGGTGCGCAATTCGCGAACGAGCCGCTCGGCCTGCCAGTAGTCGGGCACGCGCAGCCAAGCCGAAAGCGCGTTCGGGTGCGCACCGAGCACATACGGCCCGAGCGCGGCCTTCACCATCTCCTGGCGTACCGCGAGCCGCCGGCGCTGCAGTTCGACGAGCCGCCGCGCGGTGCCGTCGGCGATCCAGCGCGTCGCGATCTCCGCGATCGGCGACGTCGCCATCCAGCTGCTCACGCGCAGCACGCTCTCGACGCGCAACGCGAGCCGCCGCGGCATCGCGAGATAGCCGGTGCGCAACCCGGTCAGCACCGATTTCGTCATGCTCGTGCAGTAGAAGCCGAGCTCCGGAATCAGGCCGGCGATCGGCGTGCCCGTCTTCTCCGGGAGCGGGCCGTACACGTCGTCCTCGATCACGTACACGCCGTAGCGCGTCGCGATGCGCGCGATCGACCGCCGCCGCGACTCGGTCATCAGCGACACGGTCGGGTTATTGAGGGTCGGCGTACACACGAGCGCGCTGATCCGCTCGCCGTCGCACATCTCCTCGAAATGTTCGGGACGAATGCCGTGCTCGTCCATCTCGAGCCCTTTCAGCGTAAACCCGAGCACGTTCGCGGAGCCGATCACGCCGTGATCGGTCAGGCTCTCGCACAACACGGTATCGCCCGGCCCGACGATCGACGCGAGCGCGAGAAAGATCCCGTGCGCCGCGCCGTTCGTGACCAGCAGCGATTCGCGATGCACCGGCATGTTCAGCGACGCGAGCCACGCGGCGCCGGCGTCGCGATGCGCGTCGAGGCCGGCGATCGGCCGGAACGAGCGGATCCACGGCTGATCGTCGGTGCCGGCCAGCGCCGCGCACACGCTTCGCCACGCGGCATCGTGCTCCGGCGTGTGCACGATGCGGGCGATCGAGAAGTCGACCAGTTCGCGCTCGGTCGTATCGAGGATGTAGTTCGACATCGATTCGGTCACGCGCGCGGCCACGAAGCTGCCGCGGCCGACCTCGCAGCGGATCAGCCCCTGGCGCTCCAACTCCTTGTATGCGTTGGTGACGGTCTGCACGCTGACGCCGAGGCTCGACGCGACGTCGCGCTGCGGCGCGAGCCGCGCGCCCGGCGCAAGCGCGCCGTTTTCGATGTCGCTGGCGATCGCCTTCACGAGCCGCTTGTATTTCGACTCGATGCCGTGCACCGCGCCGATCGCGTCGCGCCAGCCTGCCGATACCTCGGTCCGTCCCATCTCGATGTCTCCGTCGTGGCTTGCGCATGGTCGCTCAGAAAGCCACCCCGAAAATATTGTCCTAGTGCAATCGCGCGCGAAAGCAGGACTTGCGGGTCGAATCGGCGGTGCAATCGGCGTGCCCGGCAAGGGGACGGGCCGGTCTTTTATTGTTCGGACGAATGTCGCGGGCTGCCTACCCGCGCAGAATGGGCCAGAATGCGCCGCGCCTTCAGGATCACCGGCGTGTCGATCATCCTGCCGTCGAGCGCGACCGCCGCGCCGCCGCTCGCCTCGACGGCATCGAGCACGCGCCGCGCCCACGCCTGTTCCGCGTCGGTCCACGCATAGGCGCGGTGCACCGCGTCGAGCTGCTTCGGGTGAATGCACAGTTTCCCGCCGAAGCCGAACCGCCGCGCGTCGCGCGCATGCCGTTCGATCGCGGCGGGATCGTCGATGAACGTCGACACGCCGTCGACCGGCGGCGCGATCCCCGCCAGCCGCGACGCGAGCACGATCCGCGAGCGGAACGCGTTCAGCGCTTCGCCGTCGCCGTCGATCCCGAGATCGACCTGGAAATCGAGCGTGCCGAACGCCACGCGCACGACGCGCGGCGCGGCACACACCTGATCGAGCCCCGCGATGCCGGCCGCCGTCTCGACGATCGGCAGCAGTTCGAGCGCACGATGCGCGTGAGCGAGCACCGCGTCCACCTGCGCACGCGTGTCGCACTTCGGCAGCATCACGCCGGCCACGCCCGGATGCACGGCGATCACCGCGATGTCGTCGGCGAACCATGCGGTGTCGGCTGCATTCACGCGCACCCACACGGGCCGCGCGGCATCGAGTTGCGCGACGACCGCGTCGCGCGCCGCCGGCTTGCCGTCCGGCGGCACCGCATCCTCGAGATCGACGATCACCGCGTCGGCGCCGGCCGCCCGCGCCTTCTCGAAGCGTTCCGGACGATTGCCGGGAACGAACAGCCACGAACGGGCGGACGCGGACGTCATGCCGAGGCCTCCGGAAACAGCGTGCCGATCGCGTCGCACGACGTGGCCTGCCGCGCGTCGGCAAGGAGCCGCTCGACCTCGGCGTCGGGATAGCCGCGTGCGTCGTCGATCCGGCGGAAATACTCGCCGGGAAACGGGCTGCACAGGTCGCGCACCGCTTCGCGGATGTCCTGGCACGGGTCGTGTTGCGTCGTCTGCATGTCCGTCGTCGATGAAGGAAGGAAAGGCAGCAAGCGCGTCATACGAGGGTCGCCGTGGCCTGCATCGTCAGCCAGCCGTCGCGATCTTTCGCCCACAGCTCGATCGTGCGGCCGTCGTCCGACGGCTTGCCGCACAGCGCGAACGGCTCCGAATCGAAGGTCGGGCGCACCGCGCGGAACGCGAAGCTCGCGAGCGTCGCGTCCGGCCGTTCGCGGTGCACGAGATCGACGAGCAGCGTCGCGATCAGCGGGCCGTGCACGACGAGCCCCGGATAACCTTCTTCGTGCGTCACGTAGCGGCGGTCGTAGTGGATGCGATGGCCGTTGAAGGTCAGCGCCGAATAGCGGAACAGCATCACCGCGTCGGCCGTGACCGTACGCGACCACGTCTCGCCCACGGGCGGCGCGACCGGCTTCGGCGCAGGCGCACTTGCGTGCGGCGCGTCGCGATAGACGATGTCGTGCTCTTCCTCGACGCACAGCGCGCCGCCGGATTCGATCCGGTGCTGCACCGTCACGAACACGAGCCGGCCGCTGCGGCCCGTCTTGTCCTCGATGTTCGCGATCGTCGATTCGCGCGTCGCGCGCTGCCCCGCACGCAGCGGCGCATGGAACGTCAGCCGGCCGCCGGCCCACATGCGGCGCGGCAGCGGCACCGGCGGCAGGAAGCCGCCGCGCTTCGGGTGACCGTCCGGGCCGACCTCGGCCAGCGGCGCGATCGGCAGGAAGTAGAGCCAGTGCCACATCGGCGGCACGACGTCGCCGGGCGACGGGCGATCGAGCGTGGCGGCCAGCGCGTTCAGCGGGAACGCGGTGATGTCGTCGCCGAGCGTTTCGGTCTTGCCGAGCCACGCGTCGAGCGATGCGGACGTGGCGGGCTGCGAGGATGAGGTCGACACGG of Burkholderia sp. NRF60-BP8 contains these proteins:
- the ehuR gene encoding MocR-like ectoine utilization transcription factor EhuR, coding for MGRTEVSAGWRDAIGAVHGIESKYKRLVKAIASDIENGALAPGARLAPQRDVASSLGVSVQTVTNAYKELERQGLIRCEVGRGSFVAARVTESMSNYILDTTERELVDFSIARIVHTPEHDAAWRSVCAALAGTDDQPWIRSFRPIAGLDAHRDAGAAWLASLNMPVHRESLLVTNGAAHGIFLALASIVGPGDTVLCESLTDHGVIGSANVLGFTLKGLEMDEHGIRPEHFEEMCDGERISALVCTPTLNNPTVSLMTESRRRSIARIATRYGVYVIEDDVYGPLPEKTGTPIAGLIPELGFYCTSMTKSVLTGLRTGYLAMPRRLALRVESVLRVSSWMATSPIAEIATRWIADGTARRLVELQRRRLAVRQEMVKAALGPYVLGAHPNALSAWLRVPDYWQAERLVRELRTRKIAVTSPDPFLVGGTERPNAVRVCIGAETSDAACNAALETIAGVFEQYPHLNDFH
- the eutB gene encoding hydroxyectoine utilization dehydratase EutB, translated to MSFLSLSDVYRARRRLAGRADGTPLVASAALSARVGAPVHLKLETLQPTGSFKLRGATNALAELAAQGVTRVVTASTGNHGRAVAHAARALGIDAAVCMSSLVPANKVDAVAALGARVVIAGDSQDDAQVEARRLARDEGHAYVPPFDDPRIIAGQATIGVEILEALPDTATLVVPLSGGGLFSGVAFAAKAIRPPIEVIGVSMVRGAAMHASLAAGRPVDVDEQPTLADSLGGGIGLDNRYTFDMTRALADDVVLLDEPSIARGIAHAYREERLVVEGAGAVGLAALLDERIVRRDRNGPIVVVVSGANIDMAVHRRLVSEN
- a CDS encoding cyclodeaminase, with translation MAHPVTLLGQAQLRALVPLDLAAIDQVEAAFASLATDAVVMPPILNLALPARDAEVDVKTAYLPRFDSFAIKVSPGFFDNPSLGLPSLNGLMLVLSARTGLTEAVLLDNGYLTAVRTAAAGAVAARRLARADAHRAAIVGAGEQARLQLAALRLVRDITHVTVWARDTARATAFAADVRATHGIDATVARSVRAALADADIAVTTTPSRAPLVHAEDLHPGLHVTAMGSDADYKTELAPSVFGAARYFCDRLQQTRVAGELAHAIAAGAVAADAVFPELGEVITGRCDGRTHRDDITICDLTGTGAQDTAIAVLALQRARAAEVGTIFHNDLTT
- the doeA gene encoding ectoine hydrolase DoeA (DoeA (degradation of ectoine A) is also called EutD (ectoine utilization D).); the protein is MSAVIETQNAAPRLAFARSEYAARIAKTRAAMERAGIDLLIVTDPTNMSWLTGYDGWSFYVHQCVLLALDGEPVWFGRGQDANGAKRTAFMAHENIVGYPDHYVQSTARHPMDYLSTEVIAARGWSTLRIGVELDNYYFSAAAYASLQQHLPAARWLDATALVNWQRAVKSPREIEYMRVAARIVERMHAHIVETIEPGMKKSDLVAQIYATGIGGADGFGGDYPAIVPLLPTGADAAAPHLTWDDSTFSRGAGTFFEIAGCYRRYHCPLSRTVYLGKPPAHFIDGERAVVEGIEAGLAAAKPGNVCEDIANAFFAVLRRAGIEKDSRCGYPIGASYPPDWGERTMSLRPGDRTVLEPGMTFHFMPGLWLDDWGLEITESILITETGVETFCNVPRKLFVKE
- a CDS encoding FAS1-like dehydratase domain-containing protein — translated: MSTSSSQPATSASLDAWLGKTETLGDDITAFPLNALAATLDRPSPGDVVPPMWHWLYFLPIAPLAEVGPDGHPKRGGFLPPVPLPRRMWAGGRLTFHAPLRAGQRATRESTIANIEDKTGRSGRLVFVTVQHRIESGGALCVEEEHDIVYRDAPHASAPAPKPVAPPVGETWSRTVTADAVMLFRYSALTFNGHRIHYDRRYVTHEEGYPGLVVHGPLIATLLVDLVHRERPDATLASFAFRAVRPTFDSEPFALCGKPSDDGRTIELWAKDRDGWLTMQATATLV
- a CDS encoding Lrp/AsnC family transcriptional regulator, yielding MIKLDRYDLAILRLLERDGRITKSKLAEAVNLSISPAWERVRKLEESGVIRGYRADVDWIGAFSGSRIVVEVTLSRHTAPDMRRFEDRVAAAPEVAQCYATGGGVDYVLHVVARDIDHYQRFIDALLMEDLGIERYFTYIVTKVVKCGSGGAPDWL
- a CDS encoding HpcH/HpaI aldolase/citrate lyase family protein codes for the protein MTSASARSWLFVPGNRPERFEKARAAGADAVIVDLEDAVPPDGKPAARDAVVAQLDAARPVWVRVNAADTAWFADDIAVIAVHPGVAGVMLPKCDTRAQVDAVLAHAHRALELLPIVETAAGIAGLDQVCAAPRVVRVAFGTLDFQVDLGIDGDGEALNAFRSRIVLASRLAGIAPPVDGVSTFIDDPAAIERHARDARRFGFGGKLCIHPKQLDAVHRAYAWTDAEQAWARRVLDAVEASGGAAVALDGRMIDTPVILKARRILAHSARVGSPRHSSEQ
- the doeB gene encoding N(2)-acetyl-L-2,4-diaminobutanoate deacetylase DoeB, with product MRASPITPTVDFDADGEQHGFLKLPYSRDDSAWGAIMIPVTVVKRGDGPTVLLTGGNHGDEYEGPVALSKLAGSLKAADVTGRVIVVPFMNYPAFRAGCRTSPIDAGNLNRSFPGRPDGTVTEKIADYFQRHLLPLATHVLDIHAGGRTLDFVPFAAIHVLEDRDQEARCERAMRAFGAPYSMRMLELDSVGLYDSAAEEAGKVFVSTELGGGGTSTAASVAIAERGVRGFLAHAGVLARRAGAGGAPRTTTLLDMPDGACYTTSEHRGLLEMCVDLGSEVEAGDVLARVHDIDRTGVTPVEYVARRRGLLAARHFPGIVQTGDTIAVVADIVERNIPVAAWGDA